From the genome of Anopheles funestus chromosome 2RL, idAnoFuneDA-416_04, whole genome shotgun sequence:
ACTCACGTTGTAGCGTCAGAGATGGTAAGACGTGACTTTCGATGGATTTTCTCTTCAAAGACGTCATACGTCGCTTGTTTGTTGGTTCGCTGCCAAAGATCACCGAACAGAGTGGGTTCGTGACATCTAGTCAAGTGTTTGCAGTATCATATTGCCTGTGCCTTACGCACTCTGTTGCAGCTCATTAAGAGGTTCCTGGAAGTGGAACCAACAACGTGCAGTCATCGTCTTGGTCGGTGAGTGCATTGGAAGTTATGACCCTTGTTCGACCCGGTTAGAATGGGATTCTGTGCAATATACAACACTTCATTATGATGCGATGCGGGGTGAATTTGGTTCGCTGTCCATAAATTTGTCACCATATTCGCCTTCCAACAGCAGCGGCCGCAAACACAGAAGACGGCGAGCGCTTGTATGCATTTCCTGTTTCATTTTCTCGTTAAGATGATCGTCCAGACGGATGGACATTATGACAATTTGCACGATCCAGTTCCCCATGCTATGCTGGATGTAATAATATGTTTCAGTTAGCACCTTCCGGTCTCACCTTCTGGTTGCCATTAGGTAGAAAGAAGTCAACATCCTGTGTCCCATTTTCTGTGCATGTCATTTGAATctgccgtccaaaaagaaggCAAGAAAATAGCTGACATCAGTGAGGAAATGCTTTCGAGATTCACTCATCTTGCCAAATTTACAAAACCTCCCCGAAAAGACTTCTTTCGTAAAGTAGGTTtgaacgattttgtttttgttttcaaattgtttgcGAAACCTATTAGCGGCGGTTTTGTAGTAATAACAGTACCCGAAGACGTTAGTAAATATACTCACGCAACTAATTCGAAAGCCGACCGTGACGATTCGGGGCTGGTCCGTTTTGGGAGCAGCATCACAGCCCCGGTTCCACATTGCGTAGGTTTGTTGCTGATGGGAAGTCTTTAGCGAGACTATTAAGTGACCGAGAAGAGACCTGATACCCGGCCCCAGTTTGATTGACAGTTTGGCCGGTGTGACGTTCGCCGTTGGCGTAAGATCATTTGCCACGATTTTATGTCGGCATGCCCGATTAACGGTAATAGCGGGGATCGGTAACGaatcgataaaaataattggaaGTTAATATTGAATGGGATCGAGTAAGTGGCCTTCTTGTTGTGGTGTAACTAGTTTTCGCACTGGATCACTTGTTTCACGAAGCGAATGCATTGCAATTTAAATACAGGACCACCCTGTACACACCTACACTTCTCACAATAGCGCGTAAACTGGTTTCTAAATCTCACGACTATTCGTTCATCGTAAGGGACCACTTTGAGTCACACTTGACATCGGGTTAAAGCCGTATGGACAACCGTTTAATCGATCGCtgtttctttgctttatttgcAGAATACACGGAGTGCCGATGAACGAATCGCGAACCCGCACAGCGCCAATGAGTCGACAAACAACCTTACCGTACAAATACCCCAGTCGATGGGTGGCAACACGCGATCACTACTGCGCCACTCGAACAGCATGTCGTCGAATCCGCACTCGACCTCCAACTCGACTCCGGCCTCACCGCACCTGCTGTCGAACAGCTCCAGCGTCCATCTGCATCACAGCAATGGTGGCGGCAGTTTgcaccaccatcagcaacagcatccaCAGTATCAGTCGCAGTCATCGGTGAGCTCACAGTCGTCCTCGATCATCTCGACCGTACCGCCGGTACAGCGACTGCTAGAGGACGCGCTCAGCAAACCGGCACCCCATCCAATGATCGTCGTGCCGAACAGTGGCGGATACTGGGTGGACGGTACGGATCATGACGCTTCGTACGAGGTTCCCGCCCATACGACCTGGCGCGTGGGAAAGATCGAATCGGACGACACCGCCAAATGCTACCGGCGGTTCTTCATCTCGCGCGAACACTCCAACCTGGTCGGACACGACGATCAGCTTGGTCCGGTGCTGCTGTCCATCAAGTCGGAGAACGTCGCCAACCAGGAACACATCCGGATATTGTTGCGACTGCGCACTGGTACGATGCACGAGCTGATCCCGGCGTCCTGTCTCGGCAGTAGTCCGTCCCCGATCAAGATGGCACGGCTACTGAACGAACAGATCAACGTGGATACGTTCATGCCAGTGCTGTGCCCGAAAGCGTCCGCACTGATTGCCAGCTACGATGAACACGTGCTGGTGACGAACTTCAAATTTGGTGTACTGTATCAGCGCTTCGGCCAGACGACAGAGGAGGAGCTGTTTTGCAACAGTGAAACGACATCGGCCTTTGATGAGTTCCTGGATGTGCTGGGGCAGCGTATCAGGCTGCGTGATCATAAGGGTTACCGCGGTGGACTGGACATCCAGAACGGACACACCGGTGACACGGCGGTGTACGATGTGTTCAAGGAGCGTGAGATCATGTTCCACGTTTCGACACTTTTGCCGTACACCGAAGCCGATCCGCAGCAGCTACAGCGCAAGCGACACATCGGTAACGATATCGTGGCGATCGTGTTCCAGGAGGAAAACACACCCTTCTCACCGGCCATGATTGCGAGCCACTTCCTGCACGCGTTCATCGTGGTGCAGCCGATCGAACCAAACACACCGAACTGTCGGTACAAGATATCGGTGACGGCTCGCGATGATGTGCCGTTCTTTGGTCCAACGCTACCACAACCGTCCGTTTTTAAGAAAGGTCCAGAGTTGAAGGAATTCCTGCTCACCAAGCTGATCAACGCAGAAAACGCATGCTACAAGGCGGACAAGTTTGCGCAGCTTGAGTTGCGCACGAGGTCCTCACTGTTGCAAAATCTCGTCGACGAGCTGAAGGAGAAGACGCGCGATTTTCTCGGCGCAGATATGGTTGGTGGTGTGGGCGGAGTGCCCACATCACCGACACCGGAAACACCCAAATCGGAGGGTGGATTTACGGGGTCTCGCTTTATCGACACGGTCAAGAAGGCGCTGAACGCAAGGTTACGCTCCCAGAATTCGGACCCCACCAACAATGGTAGCGGTGCGAGTAGTGTCGATACCACCAGCAAACATCACAATTCCATGAAGAAGTCCAAGGATGGTTCCAGCCTCGTGTCGGATATGCCATGCGGTCCTGGAGGAGCTGTCAATGTGAGTATAAATGATGACAAGATCAGTGATTTGGGTTTGCTAATAGTCGTTTGCTTCCAGATTGGACGATCACTGTCAAAGAGCAGTACTACTGGATCACGCAAATCTCCCAACGATTCAGTTGCATCCTCGCCGGACATCACTTCCCGATGCTCCCTTAATCCTACgctcaccaacaacaacaatagcaacgctacgaacaacaacaacaacacgatCGGAAAGACCCACTCGAACGGCAACACGAACAGCAATAGCGCCGGAAACGGTGCTGCCAATGCTGGcggtaacaacaacaacaatggcCCGGTAGCCATGTCCGAAACCAGTGACGATTCCAGCCTAAACAGTGTTG
Proteins encoded in this window:
- the LOC125763379 gene encoding rap1 GTPase-activating protein 1 isoform X5, with product MKYLTAGHRESYTLVARKRRQHMGGWTTAAANAKQNGLSAATNAPSSKSATTSPDRLRGATHDLFELLERVQCSRLDDQRCVLPSYFTQVRTVSTGTKTRMVCINTRSADERIANPHSANESTNNLTVQIPQSMGGNTRSLLRHSNSMSSNPHSTSNSTPASPHLLSNSSSVHLHHSNGGGSLHHHQQQHPQYQSQSSVSSQSSSIISTVPPVQRLLEDALSKPAPHPMIVVPNSGGYWVDGTDHDASYEVPAHTTWRVGKIESDDTAKCYRRFFISREHSNLVGHDDQLGPVLLSIKSENVANQEHIRILLRLRTGTMHELIPASCLGSSPSPIKMARLLNEQINVDTFMPVLCPKASALIASYDEHVLVTNFKFGVLYQRFGQTTEEELFCNSETTSAFDEFLDVLGQRIRLRDHKGYRGGLDIQNGHTGDTAVYDVFKEREIMFHVSTLLPYTEADPQQLQRKRHIGNDIVAIVFQEENTPFSPAMIASHFLHAFIVVQPIEPNTPNCRYKISVTARDDVPFFGPTLPQPSVFKKGPELKEFLLTKLINAENACYKADKFAQLELRTRSSLLQNLVDELKEKTRDFLGADMVGGVGGVPTSPTPETPKSEGGFTGSRFIDTVKKALNARLRSQNSDPTNNGSGASSVDTTSKHHNSMKKSKDGSSLVSDMPCGPGGAVNIGRSLSKSSTTGSRKSPNDSVASSPDITSRCSLNPTLTNNNNSNATNNNNNTIGKTHSNGNTNSNSAGNGAANAGGNNNNNGPVAMSETSDDSSLNSVDLDPMVFLPTVDAGATYIDSDTGLESMSSADATTKACSLCLDGTGSTNGGGSVVSVSISGASVTIDGSGTTRELRNSGGSASSGTGSTASAGCGGMVGSVQGQGVLAQETLQQVEGMRQEITRLKCDKLDLLRQNVTCQRDIKRLRERELSLQGDLAAAGKEILRLRDLLKECLPTAVADPI
- the LOC125763379 gene encoding rap1 GTPase-activating protein 1 isoform X6 — protein: MGGWTTAAANAKQNGLSAATNAPSSKSATTSPDRLRGATHDLFELLERVQCSRLDDQRCVLPSYFTQVRTVSTGTKTRMVCINTRSADERIANPHSANESTNNLTVQIPQSMGGNTRSLLRHSNSMSSNPHSTSNSTPASPHLLSNSSSVHLHHSNGGGSLHHHQQQHPQYQSQSSVSSQSSSIISTVPPVQRLLEDALSKPAPHPMIVVPNSGGYWVDGTDHDASYEVPAHTTWRVGKIESDDTAKCYRRFFISREHSNLVGHDDQLGPVLLSIKSENVANQEHIRILLRLRTGTMHELIPASCLGSSPSPIKMARLLNEQINVDTFMPVLCPKASALIASYDEHVLVTNFKFGVLYQRFGQTTEEELFCNSETTSAFDEFLDVLGQRIRLRDHKGYRGGLDIQNGHTGDTAVYDVFKEREIMFHVSTLLPYTEADPQQLQRKRHIGNDIVAIVFQEENTPFSPAMIASHFLHAFIVVQPIEPNTPNCRYKISVTARDDVPFFGPTLPQPSVFKKGPELKEFLLTKLINAENACYKADKFAQLELRTRSSLLQNLVDELKEKTRDFLGADMVGGVGGVPTSPTPETPKSEGGFTGSRFIDTVKKALNARLRSQNSDPTNNGSGASSVDTTSKHHNSMKKSKDGSSLVSDMPCGPGGAVNIGRSLSKSSTTGSRKSPNDSVASSPDITSRCSLNPTLTNNNNSNATNNNNNTIGKTHSNGNTNSNSAGNGAANAGGNNNNNGPVAMSETSDDSSLNSVDLDPMVFLPTVDAGATYIDSDTGLESMSSADATTKACSLCLDGTGSTNGGGSVVSVSISGASVTIDGSGTTRELRNSGGSASSGTGSTASAGCGGMVGSVQGQGVLAQETLQQVEGMRQEITRLKCDKLDLLRQNVTCQRDIKRLRERELSLQGDLAAAGKEILRLRDLLKECLPTAVADPI
- the LOC125763379 gene encoding rap1 GTPase-activating protein 1 isoform X4, which translates into the protein MKYLTAGHRESYTLVARKRYMKRMLRQHMGGWTTAAANAKQNGLSAATNAPSSKSATTSPDRLRGATHDLFELLERVQCSRLDDQRCVLPSYFTQVRTVSTGTKTRMVCINTRSADERIANPHSANESTNNLTVQIPQSMGGNTRSLLRHSNSMSSNPHSTSNSTPASPHLLSNSSSVHLHHSNGGGSLHHHQQQHPQYQSQSSVSSQSSSIISTVPPVQRLLEDALSKPAPHPMIVVPNSGGYWVDGTDHDASYEVPAHTTWRVGKIESDDTAKCYRRFFISREHSNLVGHDDQLGPVLLSIKSENVANQEHIRILLRLRTGTMHELIPASCLGSSPSPIKMARLLNEQINVDTFMPVLCPKASALIASYDEHVLVTNFKFGVLYQRFGQTTEEELFCNSETTSAFDEFLDVLGQRIRLRDHKGYRGGLDIQNGHTGDTAVYDVFKEREIMFHVSTLLPYTEADPQQLQRKRHIGNDIVAIVFQEENTPFSPAMIASHFLHAFIVVQPIEPNTPNCRYKISVTARDDVPFFGPTLPQPSVFKKGPELKEFLLTKLINAENACYKADKFAQLELRTRSSLLQNLVDELKEKTRDFLGADMVGGVGGVPTSPTPETPKSEGGFTGSRFIDTVKKALNARLRSQNSDPTNNGSGASSVDTTSKHHNSMKKSKDGSSLVSDMPCGPGGAVNIGRSLSKSSTTGSRKSPNDSVASSPDITSRCSLNPTLTNNNNSNATNNNNNTIGKTHSNGNTNSNSAGNGAANAGGNNNNNGPVAMSETSDDSSLNSVDLDPMVFLPTVDAGATYIDSDTGLESMSSADATTKACSLCLDGTGSTNGGGSVVSVSISGASVTIDGSGTTRELRNSGGSASSGTGSTASAGCGGMVGSVQGQGVLAQETLQQVEGMRQEITRLKCDKLDLLRQNVTCQRDIKRLRERELSLQGDLAAAGKEILRLRDLLKECLPTAVADPI
- the LOC125763379 gene encoding rap1 GTPase-activating protein 1 isoform X7 — its product is MGVLRWRDLPGSRSSITSSNNNNNNNNNGNITSSISSSSGSSTTNGNNNQLHHHHGGRIEVRTVSTGTKTRMVCINTRSADERIANPHSANESTNNLTVQIPQSMGGNTRSLLRHSNSMSSNPHSTSNSTPASPHLLSNSSSVHLHHSNGGGSLHHHQQQHPQYQSQSSVSSQSSSIISTVPPVQRLLEDALSKPAPHPMIVVPNSGGYWVDGTDHDASYEVPAHTTWRVGKIESDDTAKCYRRFFISREHSNLVGHDDQLGPVLLSIKSENVANQEHIRILLRLRTGTMHELIPASCLGSSPSPIKMARLLNEQINVDTFMPVLCPKASALIASYDEHVLVTNFKFGVLYQRFGQTTEEELFCNSETTSAFDEFLDVLGQRIRLRDHKGYRGGLDIQNGHTGDTAVYDVFKEREIMFHVSTLLPYTEADPQQLQRKRHIGNDIVAIVFQEENTPFSPAMIASHFLHAFIVVQPIEPNTPNCRYKISVTARDDVPFFGPTLPQPSVFKKGPELKEFLLTKLINAENACYKADKFAQLELRTRSSLLQNLVDELKEKTRDFLGADMVGGVGGVPTSPTPETPKSEGGFTGSRFIDTVKKALNARLRSQNSDPTNNGSGASSVDTTSKHHNSMKKSKDGSSLVSDMPCGPGGAVNIGRSLSKSSTTGSRKSPNDSVASSPDITSRCSLNPTLTNNNNSNATNNNNNTIGKTHSNGNTNSNSAGNGAANAGGNNNNNGPVAMSETSDDSSLNSVDLDPMVFLPTVDAGATYIDSDTGLESMSSADATTKACSLCLDGTGSTNGGGSVVSVSISGASVTIDGSGTTRELRNSGGSASSGTGSTASAGCGGMVGSVQGQGVLAQETLQQVEGMRQEITRLKCDKLDLLRQNVTCQRDIKRLRERELSLQGDLAAAGKEILRLRDLLKECLPTAVADPI
- the LOC125763379 gene encoding rap1 GTPase-activating protein 1 isoform X9; the protein is MGVLRWRDLPGSRSSITSSNNNNNNNNNGNITSSISSSSGSSTTNGNNNQLHHHHGGRIEVRTVSTGTKTRMVCINTRSADERIANPHSANESTNNLTVQIPQSMGGNTRSLLRHSNSMSSNPHSTSNSTPASPHLLSNSSSVHLHHSNGGGSLHHHQQQHPQYQSQSSVSSQSSSIISTVPPVQRLLEDALSKPAPHPMIVVPNSGGYWVDGTDHDASYEVPAHTTWRVGKIESDDTAKCYRRFFISREHSNLVGHDDQLGPVLLSIKSENVANQEHIRILLRLRTGTMHELIPASCLGSSPSPIKMARLLNEQINVDTFMPVLCPKASALIASYDEHVLVTNFKFGVLYQRFGQTTEEELFCNSETTSAFDEFLDVLGQRIRLRDHKGYRGGLDIQNGHTGDTAVYDVFKEREIMFHVSTLLPYTEADPQQLQRKRHIGNDIVAIVFQEENTPFSPAMIASHFLHAFIVVQPIEPNTPNCRYKISVTARDDVPFFGPTLPQPSVFKKGPELKEFLLTKLINAENACYKADKFAQLELRTRSSLLQNLVDELKEKTRDFLGADMVGGVGGVPTSPTPETPKSEGGFTGSRFIDTVKKALNARLRSQNSDPTNNGSGASSVDTTSKHHNSMKKSKDGSSLVSDMPCGPGGAVNIGRSLSKSSTTGSRKSPNDSVASSPDITSRCSLNPTLTNNNNSNATNNNNNTIGKTHSNGNTNSNSAGNGAANAGGNNNNNGPVAMSETSDDSSLNSVDLDPMDAGATYIDSDTGLESMSSADATTKACSLCLDGTGSTNGGGSVVSVSISGASVTIDGSGTTRELRNSGGSASSGTGSTASAGCGGMVGSVQGQGVLAQETLQQVEGMRQEITRLKCDKLDLLRQNVTCQRDIKRLRERELSLQGDLAAAGKEILRLRDLLKECLPTAVADPI
- the LOC125763379 gene encoding rap1 GTPase-activating protein 1 isoform X3, whose translation is MLKIQMLEQIVTNENVIDDDDQQRHGGNGAGRGGAGALSPGGPLAGSSTPGSANLSPIATKTSPDRGGAGPDDETRSLNRSSRLSPQGRQHMGGWTTAAANAKQNGLSAATNAPSSKSATTSPDRLRGATHDLFELLERVQCSRLDDQRCVLPSYFTQNTRSADERIANPHSANESTNNLTVQIPQSMGGNTRSLLRHSNSMSSNPHSTSNSTPASPHLLSNSSSVHLHHSNGGGSLHHHQQQHPQYQSQSSVSSQSSSIISTVPPVQRLLEDALSKPAPHPMIVVPNSGGYWVDGTDHDASYEVPAHTTWRVGKIESDDTAKCYRRFFISREHSNLVGHDDQLGPVLLSIKSENVANQEHIRILLRLRTGTMHELIPASCLGSSPSPIKMARLLNEQINVDTFMPVLCPKASALIASYDEHVLVTNFKFGVLYQRFGQTTEEELFCNSETTSAFDEFLDVLGQRIRLRDHKGYRGGLDIQNGHTGDTAVYDVFKEREIMFHVSTLLPYTEADPQQLQRKRHIGNDIVAIVFQEENTPFSPAMIASHFLHAFIVVQPIEPNTPNCRYKISVTARDDVPFFGPTLPQPSVFKKGPELKEFLLTKLINAENACYKADKFAQLELRTRSSLLQNLVDELKEKTRDFLGADMVGGVGGVPTSPTPETPKSEGGFTGSRFIDTVKKALNARLRSQNSDPTNNGSGASSVDTTSKHHNSMKKSKDGSSLVSDMPCGPGGAVNIGRSLSKSSTTGSRKSPNDSVASSPDITSRCSLNPTLTNNNNSNATNNNNNTIGKTHSNGNTNSNSAGNGAANAGGNNNNNGPVAMSETSDDSSLNSVDLDPMVFLPTVDAGATYIDSDTGLESMSSADATTKACSLCLDGTGSTNGGGSVVSVSISGASVTIDGSGTTRELRNSGGSASSGTGSTASAGCGGMVGSVQGQGVLAQETLQQVEGMRQEITRLKCDKLDLLRQNVTCQRDIKRLRERELSLQGDLAAAGKEILRLRDLLKECLPTAVADPI
- the LOC125763379 gene encoding rap1 GTPase-activating protein 1 isoform X2, which gives rise to MLKIQMLEQIVTNENVIDDDDQQRHGGNGAGRGGAGALSPGGPLAGSSTPGSANLSPIATKTSPDRGGAGPDDETRSLNRSSRLSPQGRQHMGGWTTAAANAKQNGLSAATNAPSSKSATTSPDRLRGATHDLFELLERVQCSRLDDQRCVLPSYFTQVRTVSTGTKTRMVCINTRSADERIANPHSANESTNNLTVQIPQSMGGNTRSLLRHSNSMSSNPHSTSNSTPASPHLLSNSSSVHLHHSNGGGSLHHHQQQHPQYQSQSSVSSQSSSIISTVPPVQRLLEDALSKPAPHPMIVVPNSGGYWVDGTDHDASYEVPAHTTWRVGKIESDDTAKCYRRFFISREHSNLVGHDDQLGPVLLSIKSENVANQEHIRILLRLRTGTMHELIPASCLGSSPSPIKMARLLNEQINVDTFMPVLCPKASALIASYDEHVLVTNFKFGVLYQRFGQTTEEELFCNSETTSAFDEFLDVLGQRIRLRDHKGYRGGLDIQNGHTGDTAVYDVFKEREIMFHVSTLLPYTEADPQQLQRKRHIGNDIVAIVFQEENTPFSPAMIASHFLHAFIVVQPIEPNTPNCRYKISVTARDDVPFFGPTLPQPSVFKKGPELKEFLLTKLINAENACYKADKFAQLELRTRSSLLQNLVDELKEKTRDFLGADMVGGVGGVPTSPTPETPKSEGGFTGSRFIDTVKKALNARLRSQNSDPTNNGSGASSVDTTSKHHNSMKKSKDGSSLVSDMPCGPGGAVNIGRSLSKSSTTGSRKSPNDSVASSPDITSRCSLNPTLTNNNNSNATNNNNNTIGKTHSNGNTNSNSAGNGAANAGGNNNNNGPVAMSETSDDSSLNSVDLDPMDAGATYIDSDTGLESMSSADATTKACSLCLDGTGSTNGGGSVVSVSISGASVTIDGSGTTRELRNSGGSASSGTGSTASAGCGGMVGSVQGQGVLAQETLQQVEGMRQEITRLKCDKLDLLRQNVTCQRDIKRLRERELSLQGDLAAAGKEILRLRDLLKECLPTAVADPI
- the LOC125763379 gene encoding rap1 GTPase-activating protein 1 isoform X1; the encoded protein is MLKIQMLEQIVTNENVIDDDDQQRHGGNGAGRGGAGALSPGGPLAGSSTPGSANLSPIATKTSPDRGGAGPDDETRSLNRSSRLSPQGRQHMGGWTTAAANAKQNGLSAATNAPSSKSATTSPDRLRGATHDLFELLERVQCSRLDDQRCVLPSYFTQVRTVSTGTKTRMVCINTRSADERIANPHSANESTNNLTVQIPQSMGGNTRSLLRHSNSMSSNPHSTSNSTPASPHLLSNSSSVHLHHSNGGGSLHHHQQQHPQYQSQSSVSSQSSSIISTVPPVQRLLEDALSKPAPHPMIVVPNSGGYWVDGTDHDASYEVPAHTTWRVGKIESDDTAKCYRRFFISREHSNLVGHDDQLGPVLLSIKSENVANQEHIRILLRLRTGTMHELIPASCLGSSPSPIKMARLLNEQINVDTFMPVLCPKASALIASYDEHVLVTNFKFGVLYQRFGQTTEEELFCNSETTSAFDEFLDVLGQRIRLRDHKGYRGGLDIQNGHTGDTAVYDVFKEREIMFHVSTLLPYTEADPQQLQRKRHIGNDIVAIVFQEENTPFSPAMIASHFLHAFIVVQPIEPNTPNCRYKISVTARDDVPFFGPTLPQPSVFKKGPELKEFLLTKLINAENACYKADKFAQLELRTRSSLLQNLVDELKEKTRDFLGADMVGGVGGVPTSPTPETPKSEGGFTGSRFIDTVKKALNARLRSQNSDPTNNGSGASSVDTTSKHHNSMKKSKDGSSLVSDMPCGPGGAVNIGRSLSKSSTTGSRKSPNDSVASSPDITSRCSLNPTLTNNNNSNATNNNNNTIGKTHSNGNTNSNSAGNGAANAGGNNNNNGPVAMSETSDDSSLNSVDLDPMVFLPTVDAGATYIDSDTGLESMSSADATTKACSLCLDGTGSTNGGGSVVSVSISGASVTIDGSGTTRELRNSGGSASSGTGSTASAGCGGMVGSVQGQGVLAQETLQQVEGMRQEITRLKCDKLDLLRQNVTCQRDIKRLRERELSLQGDLAAAGKEILRLRDLLKECLPTAVADPI
- the LOC125763379 gene encoding rap1 GTPase-activating protein 1 isoform X8 — protein: MGVLRWRDLPGSRSSITSSNNNNNNNNNGNITSSISSSSGSSTTNGNNNQLHHHHGGRIENTRSADERIANPHSANESTNNLTVQIPQSMGGNTRSLLRHSNSMSSNPHSTSNSTPASPHLLSNSSSVHLHHSNGGGSLHHHQQQHPQYQSQSSVSSQSSSIISTVPPVQRLLEDALSKPAPHPMIVVPNSGGYWVDGTDHDASYEVPAHTTWRVGKIESDDTAKCYRRFFISREHSNLVGHDDQLGPVLLSIKSENVANQEHIRILLRLRTGTMHELIPASCLGSSPSPIKMARLLNEQINVDTFMPVLCPKASALIASYDEHVLVTNFKFGVLYQRFGQTTEEELFCNSETTSAFDEFLDVLGQRIRLRDHKGYRGGLDIQNGHTGDTAVYDVFKEREIMFHVSTLLPYTEADPQQLQRKRHIGNDIVAIVFQEENTPFSPAMIASHFLHAFIVVQPIEPNTPNCRYKISVTARDDVPFFGPTLPQPSVFKKGPELKEFLLTKLINAENACYKADKFAQLELRTRSSLLQNLVDELKEKTRDFLGADMVGGVGGVPTSPTPETPKSEGGFTGSRFIDTVKKALNARLRSQNSDPTNNGSGASSVDTTSKHHNSMKKSKDGSSLVSDMPCGPGGAVNIGRSLSKSSTTGSRKSPNDSVASSPDITSRCSLNPTLTNNNNSNATNNNNNTIGKTHSNGNTNSNSAGNGAANAGGNNNNNGPVAMSETSDDSSLNSVDLDPMVFLPTVDAGATYIDSDTGLESMSSADATTKACSLCLDGTGSTNGGGSVVSVSISGASVTIDGSGTTRELRNSGGSASSGTGSTASAGCGGMVGSVQGQGVLAQETLQQVEGMRQEITRLKCDKLDLLRQNVTCQRDIKRLRERELSLQGDLAAAGKEILRLRDLLKECLPTAVADPI